A genomic stretch from Erigeron canadensis isolate Cc75 chromosome 9, C_canadensis_v1, whole genome shotgun sequence includes:
- the LOC122582783 gene encoding probable DNA double-strand break repair Rad50 ATPase isoform X1: MTTQIQTTQTQPQPQQVNRMQSSDQLQTLMAAGQISTGSLSFNGLMSKEDEEMSRSALSTFKAKEEEIEKKKLEVRERVQAQLGRIEEETRRLASIREELEALTDPMKKEVSVVRKKIDSVNKELKPLGQTCQKKEREYKEALDAFNEKNKEKVQLITRLMEQLVSESEKMRMKKLEELSKSVETIQ, from the exons atgacaACACAAATACAAACAACACAAACACAACCTCAGCCGCAACAAGTGAATAGGATGCAGTCAAGTGATCAGCTGCAAACATTGATGGCGGCAGGGCAAATATCAACAGGGAGTTTAAGTTTTAATGGATTAATGAgtaaagaagatgaagaaatgtCAAGATCTGCACTTTCTACTTTCAAAgctaaagaagaagaaattgaaaaaaagaaattggAAGTCAGGGAACGAGTTCAAGCTCAATTGGGTCGTATTGAAGAAGAAACTAGACGTTTGGCTTCTATCCGTGAG GAACTTGAAGCACTGACTGATCCAATGAAGAAGGAAGTTTCTGTTGTTCGTAAGAAGATTGATTCCGTCAACAAGGAGTTAAAGCCACTGGGACAGACCTGCCAGAAGAAG GAGAGAGAGTACAAGGAAGCTCTAGATGCTTTCAATGAAAAGAACAAAGAAAAAGTACAACTCATTACCAGATTGATGGAG CAGCTGGTGAGTGAAAGTGAGAAGATgaggatgaagaaactggaggagCTGAGCAAGAGTGTCGAAACGATACAATAA
- the LOC122582783 gene encoding probable DNA double-strand break repair Rad50 ATPase isoform X2, giving the protein MTTQIQTTQTQPQPQQVNRMQSSDQLQTLMAAGQISTGSLSFNGLMSKEDEEMSRSALSTFKAKEEEIEKKKLEVRERVQAQLGRIEEETRRLASIREELEALTDPMKKEVSVVRKKIDSVNKELKPLGQTCQKKEREYKEALDAFNEKNKEKVQLITRLMELVSESEKMRMKKLEELSKSVETIQ; this is encoded by the exons atgacaACACAAATACAAACAACACAAACACAACCTCAGCCGCAACAAGTGAATAGGATGCAGTCAAGTGATCAGCTGCAAACATTGATGGCGGCAGGGCAAATATCAACAGGGAGTTTAAGTTTTAATGGATTAATGAgtaaagaagatgaagaaatgtCAAGATCTGCACTTTCTACTTTCAAAgctaaagaagaagaaattgaaaaaaagaaattggAAGTCAGGGAACGAGTTCAAGCTCAATTGGGTCGTATTGAAGAAGAAACTAGACGTTTGGCTTCTATCCGTGAG GAACTTGAAGCACTGACTGATCCAATGAAGAAGGAAGTTTCTGTTGTTCGTAAGAAGATTGATTCCGTCAACAAGGAGTTAAAGCCACTGGGACAGACCTGCCAGAAGAAG GAGAGAGAGTACAAGGAAGCTCTAGATGCTTTCAATGAAAAGAACAAAGAAAAAGTACAACTCATTACCAGATTGATGGAG CTGGTGAGTGAAAGTGAGAAGATgaggatgaagaaactggaggagCTGAGCAAGAGTGTCGAAACGATACAATAA